A portion of the Segatella copri DSM 18205 genome contains these proteins:
- a CDS encoding ATP-binding protein encodes MERLLISQLLKWKDIHGRKPLILEGARQVGKTWLLKEFGRKYFKDVCYINFEQSDVLEEIFAGDLSPQRIIEQLSIYNGKMIIPEETLIIFDEVQEMPRALTSLKYFCEEAPEYAICCAGSLLGIALHEGTSFPVGKTDFLHLYPMSFKEFLIANGENMLIDYIDKGNRNLGAFEARLTDYLKKYMIIGGMPAVVAEWLGSKDYNKVNRIQQELIAAYQKDFSKHAPKNMVEKIRYVWNSIPSQLAKENKKFVYGLVREGARAREYEDAIMWLSDAGEIIRTNNVSKPDIPISAYADLKSFKVFLLDVGLLRAMSKISPKVILEGSRIFEEFKGALTEQYVCQELQNFTETLETNYYWSSSATAEVDFLISDGLDVYPLEAKAGVTMNAKSLKLYRERYSPKWSVRTSLLPYERNNSSKTINIPLYMLFVLDKELKAES; translated from the coding sequence ATGGAAAGACTACTTATATCCCAATTGTTAAAATGGAAAGACATTCACGGAAGGAAGCCACTCATACTGGAAGGTGCAAGACAAGTTGGCAAGACTTGGCTACTGAAAGAATTTGGGCGCAAGTACTTCAAAGACGTATGTTACATCAACTTCGAACAGAGTGATGTACTCGAAGAGATATTTGCTGGCGACTTATCACCACAACGCATTATAGAACAGCTCTCTATATATAATGGTAAGATGATAATACCCGAGGAAACTCTTATTATCTTCGATGAAGTACAAGAAATGCCAAGAGCACTCACCTCTTTGAAGTATTTCTGCGAAGAGGCACCAGAGTATGCCATCTGCTGCGCAGGCTCATTGCTAGGCATAGCCCTGCACGAAGGCACATCCTTCCCTGTAGGAAAGACAGATTTCCTGCATCTATATCCCATGTCCTTTAAAGAGTTTCTGATAGCAAACGGAGAGAACATGCTGATAGACTATATCGATAAAGGAAACAGAAACCTGGGAGCATTCGAGGCTCGCCTTACAGATTATCTGAAAAAATACATGATAATAGGAGGTATGCCTGCTGTTGTAGCAGAGTGGCTGGGCAGCAAAGACTACAACAAGGTAAACCGCATCCAGCAGGAACTGATAGCAGCCTACCAGAAAGACTTCTCCAAACATGCTCCAAAGAATATGGTCGAGAAAATCCGTTATGTATGGAACAGCATCCCTTCGCAACTGGCGAAGGAAAACAAGAAGTTTGTCTATGGACTGGTGAGAGAGGGAGCCAGAGCACGGGAATATGAGGATGCCATCATGTGGCTTTCTGATGCAGGTGAAATCATCAGAACCAACAATGTCAGCAAGCCCGACATCCCGATTTCAGCCTATGCTGATCTCAAATCGTTTAAGGTATTCTTACTAGATGTAGGTCTGTTGAGGGCAATGAGCAAGATTTCGCCGAAAGTAATATTAGAAGGAAGCAGAATCTTTGAAGAATTTAAGGGAGCGTTGACAGAACAGTATGTCTGTCAGGAACTTCAGAACTTTACAGAAACTTTGGAAACCAATTATTATTGGTCTTCTTCAGCCACTGCAGAGGTTGACTTCCTTATTTCCGACGGTTTGGATGTATATCCACTGGAAGCAAAGGCAGGAGTAACCATGAATGCCAAGAGTTTGAAACTGTATCGGGAAAGATATTCACCCAAATGGTCGGTTCGCACCAGTCTCTTGCCATACGAGAGAAACAACAGTTCAAAAACCATCAACATCCCCCTCTATATGCTCTTTGTTCTAGACAAAGAATTAAAGGCAGAAAGTTAG
- a CDS encoding endo-1,4-beta-xylanase has translation MQFQYQNGTTYASQGGYNTFNVGTDWVKCEFTFTPTPEDTNRMIVESYKANVPEAQQSGITIWSLSDNEAEHEYWLKGQVPNLFDKDYKRKWAYKGFCDGIAGEDLGLKYGGEEYKAFYEKNNVSSTVDK, from the coding sequence TTGCAGTTCCAGTATCAGAATGGAACTACATACGCTTCTCAGGGTGGTTACAATACCTTCAACGTAGGTACCGACTGGGTAAAATGCGAATTCACCTTCACTCCTACCCCTGAGGATACCAACCGCATGATTGTGGAGAGCTACAAGGCAAATGTGCCAGAGGCTCAGCAGAGCGGTATCACCATCTGGAGTCTGTCAGACAACGAGGCTGAACACGAATACTGGCTCAAGGGTCAGGTGCCTAACCTCTTCGACAAGGACTACAAGCGCAAGTGGGCTTACAAGGGCTTCTGCGATGGTATCGCCGGTGAAGATCTTGGTCTGAAGTATGGTGGTGAAGAATACAAAGCTTTCTATGAGAAGAACAATGTTTCTTCTACCGTAGACAAGTAA
- a CDS encoding RagB/SusD family nutrient uptake outer membrane protein yields the protein MNKILSKNIKGLGIASIALLMLGSCSDILDEQPRSQYDPTFFKTENGIKGGLTALYSHLRDTYGQAYYYNNCETGTDEYTWAQSADGNFKDADLSGVGTLTSLSSRSDVLWGNAFTYINTASGVIENGEQAGINESLLSEARFFRAFDYFRLVQTFGGVPLDLGAGELKFNTSPTRTSARNTVPEVYTKAIFPDLKKAVENLPEKGRVTGGVTKTLARLILSQAYLTYAWWLENPNNIPTYPECERKDLDGHDATWYFQQAYDIAIEGIKNPADFGLMDTYYDVNLAENDRNKEMLLYADHTEKSEEYNGGSLSYGGGGAPDNFASWMVCWNYPNMVIDKADGSKFNPVLRAAVQALGRPWTRMAPTQNVFKETFADKTNDSRYDGTFTYTFRANWDLGGNNTEKGIGANGMDIKVGDAVLTFVDNDNNISYNGNGAGVGAGTTAGRADYVVGPSGISRFKYPILWKLGPYRTDNNGTVGQPNAGSTRPFPICKFSELYFAAAEAAVKGATTQTGFSARELINVIRARAGKWRWDNNGNKQKIEDHSAEMTAATPQVITIDYILDELGREYFGEGHRWFDLVRTQTWKDRAGKYTICGDKAEDHTPETFTRNIPDGFYLRPIPQGQIDALMMSDTEKEAYQNPAYRN from the coding sequence ATGAATAAGATATTAAGCAAAAATATAAAAGGCCTTGGCATTGCGTCTATCGCACTTTTAATGCTGGGTTCATGCTCAGACATACTAGACGAGCAACCACGCAGCCAATACGACCCAACCTTCTTCAAGACAGAAAATGGTATCAAGGGAGGTCTTACAGCACTTTACTCACATCTCCGTGACACATACGGTCAAGCATACTACTACAACAACTGCGAGACAGGTACGGATGAATATACCTGGGCACAGTCAGCCGATGGCAACTTTAAGGACGCAGACCTTTCTGGCGTAGGAACTCTGACCTCTCTGTCATCACGTTCTGACGTCTTGTGGGGCAACGCTTTCACATACATCAATACAGCCAGTGGCGTTATTGAAAACGGTGAACAAGCAGGTATTAACGAATCTCTTCTTAGCGAAGCTCGTTTTTTCAGAGCATTCGACTACTTCCGTCTTGTACAGACATTTGGCGGTGTACCTTTGGACTTAGGTGCTGGCGAATTGAAATTCAACACCTCTCCAACTCGCACCTCTGCACGTAATACTGTACCAGAAGTTTACACTAAGGCCATCTTCCCTGACTTGAAGAAAGCAGTAGAGAACTTACCTGAAAAAGGACGTGTAACAGGTGGCGTCACCAAAACATTGGCACGCCTTATCTTATCACAAGCATATCTCACCTACGCTTGGTGGTTGGAGAATCCTAATAACATTCCAACTTACCCAGAGTGCGAACGTAAAGATCTTGACGGGCACGATGCTACTTGGTATTTCCAGCAGGCATACGATATCGCCATTGAAGGCATCAAGAACCCAGCTGATTTTGGCTTGATGGACACCTATTATGACGTAAACCTCGCAGAAAACGACCGCAACAAGGAGATGTTGCTTTACGCTGACCATACAGAGAAAAGCGAGGAATACAATGGTGGCTCACTTAGTTATGGCGGTGGTGGCGCACCAGACAACTTCGCCTCTTGGATGGTATGCTGGAACTACCCTAACATGGTAATCGATAAGGCTGATGGTTCTAAGTTCAATCCAGTATTGCGTGCTGCTGTTCAAGCCTTAGGACGTCCTTGGACTCGTATGGCACCTACGCAGAATGTTTTCAAAGAGACTTTTGCTGACAAGACCAATGACTCTCGTTATGATGGCACATTCACCTACACATTCCGTGCGAACTGGGACTTAGGCGGCAATAACACAGAAAAAGGTATTGGTGCCAATGGTATGGACATCAAGGTGGGTGACGCTGTCCTCACTTTCGTTGATAACGATAACAACATCTCTTACAATGGAAATGGCGCAGGTGTAGGCGCAGGTACAACCGCTGGTCGTGCAGATTATGTAGTAGGTCCATCCGGCATTAGTCGTTTCAAATATCCTATCCTTTGGAAACTTGGTCCTTATCGTACTGACAACAATGGAACTGTCGGACAACCTAATGCAGGTAGTACACGTCCGTTCCCTATCTGCAAGTTCTCAGAGCTCTACTTTGCTGCAGCAGAAGCAGCTGTAAAGGGCGCCACAACACAAACAGGTTTTTCTGCTCGTGAATTAATCAACGTAATTCGTGCTCGTGCAGGAAAATGGCGTTGGGACAACAATGGTAACAAGCAGAAGATTGAAGACCACAGTGCAGAAATGACTGCAGCCACTCCACAAGTAATCACTATTGACTACATTCTCGACGAGTTAGGTCGTGAGTATTTCGGTGAGGGACATCGTTGGTTTGACCTTGTTAGAACACAGACATGGAAAGATCGTGCAGGGAAATACACGATTTGTGGTGATAAAGCAGAAGACCATACACCAGAGACCTTCACTCGCAATATTCCTGATGGTTTCTATCTCCGCCCTATTCCACAGGGACAGATAGATGCATTGATGATGAGCGATACGGAAAAGGAAGCTTATCAAAATCCAGCTTATCGTAACTAA
- a CDS encoding SusC/RagA family TonB-linked outer membrane protein — MGPLIGATIKEKGTSNGVVTDLEGNFSINVKPGATLVISYVGYNTKEIVVGNQTNIKVSMEEEGHSLNDVVVIGYGTQRKEAITGSVANVGGDKLNQIASSNAAQALQGRVAGVLMTQTSSQPGAEMQIRIRGQRSLTASNDPLIVLDGIPFMGNLSDINPTDIKSMDILKDASATAIYGSRGANGVIIITTNKGAEGTPAKVSYNGYFGFKKTFHKFPMMNGKEFAALRKAAGKYENTLDESDDTDTDWQDMFFKTGITTSHDVSVAGGTKGGSYSFGAGYYHDESVVPTQGFNRISVRGNFDQNVGKFFHFGLSTNNSYREIKGGNVGLYNVLTMSPLANPYDEEGNLKRVIKMPLDNTWVLTKDVAESLEDSWLNESKGIGSYNTLFAEVKCPWIQGLSYRINVGLNYRSNKQGAFTGTGIGSDNADSPNSASVQESVYKNWAVENLITYDRTFAEKHHVNVVGMYSAEQTTYEQTQMSGQAIPAEYFQYYNIGAATKNLSVNPSNQNYWQSGLMSWMGRLMYSYDNKYMASVTFRADASSRLAKGHQWHTYPAVSVGWNIARENFMQNLTWLDNLKLRIGYGETSNQSINPYSTLGALSTRPYNFGPTTYDRGFYVSTLPNTELGWEYSSTWNFGVDFSLFQGRLSGTLEYYIQDTKDLLLGVSLPSTSGVNSYTANVGKTRNKGIEFSLNGTILDGKNGWTWDAGINLYANKNKLVALASGADRDLGNRWFVGHPIDVIYDYKKIGLWQKDDKYLDILEPGGNVGMIKVEYTGDYNEDGTPTRQINSDDMQIMDMDPDLMGGFNTTVGYKNFDLTVIGSFQIGGKLVSALHSSNGYLNLLSGRRNNIKVDYWTEDNTNAKYPKPGGIMSGDNPKYGSTLGYFDAGYLKIRTITLGYNFDKLNAIKNLGISKLRVYCSVQNPFVFFSPFKNECGLDPETNTLSNNGSTMAVTMDGYTNAHKIPVVGYNTPSTRNFIFGINATF; from the coding sequence ATGGGTCCGCTGATTGGTGCAACAATCAAGGAGAAAGGAACAAGTAACGGTGTAGTAACCGACTTGGAAGGTAATTTCTCTATTAATGTAAAGCCTGGTGCTACGCTCGTGATTTCTTATGTTGGTTACAACACCAAGGAAATTGTAGTAGGCAATCAGACAAACATTAAGGTTTCAATGGAGGAAGAAGGTCATAGCCTCAACGATGTTGTCGTTATCGGTTATGGTACCCAGCGCAAGGAAGCCATCACAGGCTCTGTAGCCAATGTGGGTGGTGACAAGTTGAACCAAATTGCTTCATCAAATGCCGCACAAGCCCTCCAAGGTCGTGTTGCAGGTGTATTGATGACCCAAACCTCCTCACAACCTGGCGCAGAGATGCAAATTCGCATCCGTGGCCAGCGCTCATTGACAGCCAGTAATGACCCATTGATTGTCCTTGATGGAATTCCATTTATGGGCAATCTCTCCGACATCAATCCGACAGACATCAAGTCTATGGACATTCTCAAGGATGCTTCCGCAACGGCCATTTATGGTTCCCGTGGTGCCAATGGTGTCATCATCATCACCACCAACAAGGGTGCCGAAGGAACTCCAGCCAAAGTAAGTTACAATGGTTACTTTGGTTTCAAGAAAACATTCCATAAGTTCCCTATGATGAATGGTAAGGAATTCGCAGCTTTACGCAAGGCTGCTGGTAAATACGAAAACACCTTGGACGAAAGCGATGACACAGATACCGACTGGCAAGATATGTTCTTCAAAACAGGTATCACCACAAGTCACGATGTCAGCGTAGCAGGCGGAACTAAGGGCGGAAGCTATAGCTTCGGCGCAGGTTACTACCATGACGAGTCTGTCGTTCCTACACAGGGATTCAATCGTATCTCTGTAAGAGGTAACTTTGACCAAAATGTCGGTAAGTTCTTCCATTTCGGCTTGTCAACCAACAATAGTTATCGTGAAATCAAAGGTGGCAACGTTGGCCTCTACAATGTTTTGACCATGAGTCCTCTTGCAAATCCATACGATGAGGAAGGCAACTTAAAGAGAGTCATCAAGATGCCTCTGGACAACACATGGGTATTGACCAAGGACGTAGCAGAAAGCCTCGAAGACTCTTGGCTCAATGAGAGCAAGGGTATCGGTTCTTACAACACCTTGTTCGCGGAGGTAAAATGCCCTTGGATACAAGGTTTGTCATACCGTATCAACGTGGGTCTGAACTACCGTTCCAACAAACAAGGTGCTTTCACAGGTACAGGCATTGGTAGTGACAACGCAGATTCTCCAAACAGTGCATCGGTACAAGAATCAGTTTACAAAAACTGGGCTGTCGAGAATTTGATTACTTACGATCGCACTTTTGCAGAAAAGCATCATGTCAATGTTGTTGGTATGTATTCTGCCGAGCAGACGACTTATGAACAGACACAAATGTCTGGTCAAGCTATACCTGCAGAATACTTCCAGTATTATAATATAGGTGCAGCCACAAAGAATCTATCCGTCAACCCAAGCAACCAAAATTACTGGCAGAGCGGCTTGATGTCTTGGATGGGACGTCTTATGTATTCATACGACAATAAATACATGGCTTCTGTAACATTCCGTGCTGACGCATCCTCTCGTCTGGCAAAAGGACACCAGTGGCACACCTACCCTGCAGTTTCTGTAGGTTGGAATATCGCACGTGAGAATTTCATGCAAAACTTGACATGGCTTGACAACTTGAAGCTCCGCATTGGTTATGGTGAAACCTCAAACCAGAGTATCAATCCTTACTCTACCCTCGGTGCACTCAGTACACGTCCATACAACTTTGGTCCAACTACTTATGACCGTGGATTCTATGTAAGCACATTACCTAACACAGAATTGGGTTGGGAATACTCATCTACCTGGAACTTCGGTGTTGATTTCAGTCTCTTCCAAGGTCGTCTGAGTGGTACTTTGGAGTACTATATTCAGGACACCAAGGATTTGTTGCTAGGCGTATCTCTCCCATCTACCTCTGGCGTGAACAGCTATACAGCAAATGTCGGAAAGACACGTAACAAAGGTATTGAGTTCTCTTTAAACGGTACCATTCTTGATGGCAAAAACGGCTGGACTTGGGACGCTGGTATCAATTTGTATGCCAACAAAAACAAGTTGGTAGCATTGGCATCAGGTGCAGATCGTGATCTGGGCAACCGCTGGTTCGTAGGTCATCCTATTGATGTCATTTACGACTACAAGAAGATTGGTTTGTGGCAAAAAGACGACAAATATCTCGACATTCTTGAGCCAGGTGGAAATGTGGGTATGATCAAGGTTGAATACACCGGTGATTACAATGAAGACGGAACACCTACTCGTCAAATCAACAGCGATGATATGCAAATCATGGATATGGATCCAGACTTAATGGGTGGTTTTAACACAACAGTGGGTTATAAGAACTTCGACTTGACTGTCATCGGTTCATTCCAGATTGGTGGCAAGTTGGTCAGTGCACTCCATTCTTCCAACGGTTATCTTAACCTATTGTCTGGTCGCCGCAACAACATCAAGGTAGATTATTGGACAGAAGACAACACGAATGCCAAATATCCAAAACCTGGTGGCATCATGTCTGGCGACAATCCAAAATATGGTTCTACATTGGGTTACTTCGACGCAGGCTATCTCAAGATTCGCACCATCACATTGGGTTATAACTTCGACAAGTTGAATGCCATCAAGAATCTTGGTATAAGCAAACTCCGTGTATATTGCTCAGTACAAAACCCATTTGTATTCTTCTCTCCATTCAAGAATGAATGTGGTCTTGACCCAGAGACCAACACATTGAGTAACAATGGTAGTACAATGGCAGTAACCATGGATGGTTACACCAACGCTCATAAGATACCTGTAGTAGGTTACAACACCCCATCTACACGTAACTTTATCTTCGGTATTAATGCAACATTCTAA
- a CDS encoding DUF5597 domain-containing protein, giving the protein MNKIVLSFLTLLCCINIQAGVKLQKQGSATQLVVNDKPMLLLAGELSNSAATSPADIRKALKQMKNSGVNSVFVPAYWEFVEPNEGKYDFALVDSVITTARKHDLKIVFLWFGAWKNSMSCYAPLWVKENTKRFPRSLTENSKPLEICTAFSDNLLQADKRAFCELMKHIKAVDSQENTVIMMQVENEIGMLESARDHSPLAEKAYRQPVPAPLLKALKLKKKGTWAEVFGTDRYADEKFQAYYYAKYVEQLASAGKAIYNIPMYVNAAMNSRGRKPGEYPSAGPLAHLIDIWKCGAPSIDIFAPDIYDTGYKGWVEKYKRADNPFFTPEVKCDINSGVKAYYTFGETDAISFSPFALDEANYKVKNSIRRSYKVINQLSPILLQHQGKGKNWGLLFDQEDKERIIEDGDITMTCRHFFTLPWDPRATDGSKWPEGGGLIVKLAKNEYIIAGNGIVVVFQSKTEKAQAEEKKLGEDGFVDNGGTETKKQATTFKGKRIGIGYVDQVEVNKNGKLQFIRRDNGDQDHQGRHARISCGDNKILHIKLYEY; this is encoded by the coding sequence ATGAATAAGATTGTATTATCTTTTCTAACATTATTATGCTGCATCAACATACAAGCTGGAGTAAAACTGCAGAAGCAAGGCTCTGCAACCCAGCTTGTTGTCAATGACAAGCCGATGCTTCTCCTGGCTGGTGAGTTGAGCAACTCTGCCGCAACGAGTCCTGCCGACATCAGGAAAGCATTGAAACAGATGAAGAATAGCGGAGTCAACTCTGTCTTCGTTCCTGCATATTGGGAATTTGTAGAACCTAATGAGGGCAAATATGATTTTGCACTTGTAGACAGCGTCATCACAACTGCCCGTAAGCATGACTTGAAGATTGTCTTCCTATGGTTCGGTGCCTGGAAGAACTCCATGAGCTGCTATGCTCCACTATGGGTAAAGGAAAACACCAAACGTTTCCCTCGTTCACTCACAGAGAACAGCAAGCCATTAGAGATATGCACAGCCTTCAGCGATAACCTGCTTCAAGCAGACAAGCGAGCTTTCTGCGAACTGATGAAACACATTAAAGCAGTAGACAGTCAGGAGAATACCGTTATCATGATGCAGGTAGAAAACGAAATCGGCATGCTCGAATCTGCCCGCGACCACTCTCCTCTTGCCGAAAAAGCTTACAGACAACCCGTTCCTGCCCCATTACTCAAGGCGCTCAAGCTCAAGAAAAAAGGTACATGGGCAGAAGTTTTCGGAACAGACCGTTATGCTGACGAGAAATTCCAAGCATATTATTATGCCAAGTATGTAGAGCAGCTAGCCTCAGCAGGCAAAGCCATCTACAATATTCCGATGTATGTAAATGCAGCTATGAACAGTCGTGGCAGAAAACCAGGCGAATATCCTTCTGCCGGACCACTTGCTCATCTGATTGACATCTGGAAATGTGGTGCACCAAGTATCGATATTTTTGCACCAGATATCTATGATACCGGTTACAAGGGATGGGTAGAGAAATACAAGCGTGCCGACAATCCTTTCTTCACTCCAGAAGTGAAATGCGATATCAATAGCGGCGTAAAGGCATATTATACCTTCGGCGAAACAGATGCTATCAGTTTCAGTCCCTTTGCTCTCGATGAAGCTAACTACAAGGTGAAGAACAGTATCAGACGTTCATATAAGGTTATCAACCAACTCTCTCCTATCCTGCTTCAGCATCAGGGAAAGGGTAAAAACTGGGGATTGCTCTTCGATCAGGAAGATAAAGAGCGAATCATCGAAGATGGAGATATCACCATGACCTGCCGTCATTTCTTCACGCTACCATGGGATCCTCGCGCTACAGATGGAAGTAAATGGCCTGAAGGCGGTGGCTTGATTGTGAAACTAGCCAAGAACGAATACATCATAGCAGGTAATGGAATCGTCGTAGTCTTCCAAAGCAAGACTGAAAAAGCGCAAGCTGAAGAAAAGAAACTCGGTGAGGACGGATTTGTAGACAACGGTGGAACCGAAACAAAGAAACAAGCCACAACCTTCAAAGGTAAGCGTATCGGTATCGGATATGTAGACCAGGTTGAAGTAAACAAAAACGGCAAATTACAGTTTATCCGTCGTGATAATGGCGATCAGGACCACCAGGGGCGCCATGCCCGCATCTCATGTGGAGACAATAAAATACTCCACATCAAGCTATACGAATACTAA
- a CDS encoding alpha-glucuronidase, with amino-acid sequence MKKYLILLFTVLTSLHVSAQSDGSQLWLGKQYANSCQVISQLPDDATAKIAKQELENNWRGKNVELKIDKALNLGEGYNIYARPAQQGDNIQYEATITASNPIGLLYGAYELIRLQNTDAYNTGSGKQQNFSKTIDETEKPQVGLRILNHWDNLDGSIERGYAGKSIFKWEEIKLGKNGKGGSISKSLHDRLITYARANASLGINGSVLNNVNASPKMMTAEYINKVKIIANILRPYGIRVYLSINFASPMALGYTKTADPLDKKVQQWWKKKAKEIYATIPDFGGFLVKANSEGQPGPGDYHRTHADGANMLADAVKPYGGIIMWRSFVYGANHKGEDRVKQAVSEFKGMDGKFRDNVILQSKNGPLDFQPREPYAPIFDNIKQTPQIAELQITQEYLGQSKHLTYLAPMWKEFFGFVNPDRLVGISGVANIGDDANWCGHPFSQANWYAFGRLAWNPSLTAEEIAHEWLVQTYENQDERFTKPVEMMMMTSREACVNYMMPLGLHHIFKFDHHYGPEPDGFIASYPLEWCPVYYHKADAQGVGFDRSSKGTDAVGQYPEPYRNLYDNIETCPEEYLLWFHHVPWTYKMKSGSTLWQELCMKYNMGVAMVEVYRDFWHTSAKQFMKGHEQEWQHTDSLLNVQLENAKEWRNTCLKYFQTFSKMKIYE; translated from the coding sequence ATGAAGAAATACCTCATTTTATTATTTACGGTACTTACATCACTCCATGTTTCTGCACAGAGTGACGGTTCACAGTTATGGCTCGGAAAGCAGTATGCTAACTCATGCCAAGTCATTTCACAGTTGCCTGATGATGCAACAGCCAAGATTGCCAAGCAGGAGTTGGAAAACAACTGGCGTGGCAAGAATGTTGAGCTCAAGATAGACAAGGCTCTGAATCTTGGCGAGGGCTATAACATCTACGCCCGTCCTGCACAGCAAGGCGACAACATTCAGTACGAGGCAACTATCACCGCCAGCAATCCTATCGGTTTGCTCTACGGTGCCTACGAGTTGATTCGACTTCAGAACACCGATGCCTACAACACAGGTAGCGGCAAGCAGCAGAACTTCAGCAAGACCATCGATGAAACCGAGAAACCTCAGGTGGGTCTCCGCATTCTCAACCATTGGGACAATCTCGATGGCAGCATCGAACGTGGCTATGCCGGAAAGAGCATCTTCAAATGGGAAGAAATCAAACTCGGCAAAAACGGTAAGGGCGGCAGCATCAGTAAGAGTCTGCACGACCGACTCATCACCTACGCCCGTGCCAACGCCTCTTTGGGCATCAACGGCAGCGTGCTCAACAATGTGAATGCATCGCCAAAGATGATGACTGCAGAATATATTAATAAGGTGAAGATCATCGCCAACATCCTGCGTCCTTATGGTATCCGGGTATACCTCAGCATCAACTTCGCTTCGCCTATGGCTTTAGGCTACACCAAGACTGCCGACCCACTGGATAAGAAGGTACAGCAGTGGTGGAAGAAGAAGGCAAAAGAGATATATGCTACCATCCCAGACTTTGGCGGATTCCTCGTAAAAGCCAATTCTGAAGGACAGCCTGGTCCTGGCGACTACCACCGCACACATGCCGATGGAGCCAACATGCTTGCCGATGCCGTCAAACCATACGGAGGCATCATCATGTGGCGAAGCTTTGTATATGGTGCTAACCATAAGGGAGAAGACCGTGTAAAGCAAGCTGTCAGCGAATTCAAAGGTATGGATGGCAAGTTCCGTGACAACGTCATCTTGCAGTCAAAGAATGGTCCGCTCGACTTCCAGCCTCGTGAGCCATACGCTCCTATCTTCGACAACATCAAACAGACTCCACAGATAGCAGAACTTCAGATTACCCAGGAATATCTTGGTCAGTCTAAGCACCTCACCTATCTCGCTCCTATGTGGAAGGAATTCTTTGGCTTTGTTAATCCAGACAGACTGGTTGGAATCTCAGGTGTAGCCAATATCGGTGATGATGCCAACTGGTGCGGTCATCCGTTCTCACAGGCTAACTGGTATGCTTTTGGCCGATTGGCATGGAATCCTTCACTTACAGCTGAAGAGATTGCTCACGAATGGCTCGTACAGACCTACGAAAACCAGGACGAGCGATTCACTAAACCTGTAGAGATGATGATGATGACTTCGCGCGAAGCTTGCGTCAACTATATGATGCCTTTGGGTTTGCACCACATCTTCAAGTTCGACCACCACTACGGTCCGGAGCCAGATGGTTTCATCGCAAGTTATCCTTTGGAATGGTGTCCGGTCTACTATCACAAGGCTGATGCTCAGGGTGTAGGTTTCGACCGTTCATCCAAGGGAACAGATGCTGTCGGTCAGTACCCAGAACCATATCGCAATCTGTATGATAACATCGAGACCTGTCCTGAGGAATATCTTCTCTGGTTCCACCATGTGCCTTGGACTTACAAGATGAAATCAGGCAGCACCCTCTGGCAGGAACTCTGCATGAAGTACAACATGGGTGTGGCGATGGTAGAAGTATACCGCGACTTCTGGCATACCTCAGCCAAGCAGTTTATGAAGGGGCATGAGCAGGAATGGCAACATACAGACTCTCTGCTCAATGTACAGTTGGAGAATGCAAAGGAATGGCGCAATACCTGTCTCAAGTATTTTCAAACCTTTTCAAAAATGAAGATTTATGAATAA